CCGCCAGGATCGCCGCCAGGATCGCCGCCAGGATCGCCGCCAGGATCGCCGCCAGGATCGCCGCCAGGATCGCCGCCAGGATCGCCGCCAGGATCGCCGCCAGGATCGCCGCCAGGATCGCCGCCAGGATCGTCGCCAGGATCGTCGCCAGGATCGTCGCCATGTTGGCGCCGGCGGAGACGCCGGCGAGCCACACCCTCCTGCCGTCGACCGCGAACCGCCGCATGACGTCGCGTGTCATCGCGGCCAGCGTCCGTGGCTCGCGAGCGTCGCGGGTCTGGTGGTCGGGCACGAACCAGTTCCAGCACCCCGAGCCGTTGCCGTCGACGAGCGGGTAGGTGCTGCCGACGGGCCGAAGCTGCTCGGGAAAGAGCACCAGCAGAACCCTCGGCGTCGGCGAGGGCCTCGAGCCGACTGCCCGTCGCGGCGTCGTCCGCGTCCTGGTTGCAAACGTGCAGGTAGACCAGCAGCTGCACCTTCTTCTTCGGCTCGGCCTTCACCGCGGCCGGCACGTAAGGGGCGTAGTCCCGTGCGCCCGGCGCTCCCACCGAGGGATACGTGCCGTGCTGCGGCTCCCCCACCGGCTGCGCCTTCGGTGCGGGTGCTCCACGGCGGACGGGCGGCACCTGCAGGTGCTCAGCCGAGCCAGGTCACCAGCTGCGCCGACTCCGTCGTACCCCATCCCAGCTGCAGGTGGTTGTGGTCCGTCACCGTCGTCACTCCCCCGACGGCACCGAGGCCCGTCGTCGACTCGCAGGAGGCGCGGAAGACCAGCCCGTCGCTCGGCCCGGTGTTCTCGTTGTAGACGTAGGGAAGCGTGGCCGCGCCGCCGCAGAGCAGGTAGCTGGTGACCGCCGACGGGACACCGGCGGTGCGGATCGGGTCGACCAGCGACCCCTGGCTGATCGCCGCGTCGATGCCGGGGCTGTAGGAGGTGTAGCCCCAGCCGCCGTGGTAGACGGTGTACCAGTCCTGGGTCGACGTATCGAGGGCATAGGTCGCGTCCCAGCGCTTGAGCATCTGGCGCTGGCCGGGGAAGGTGTTGTTGCTGCCGGTGCCCGTGTAGGAGAGCTCCGGGTGGCTGTAGGTGATGCCGTAGCAGACGTAGCTCGTCACCGACGCCGGGCCGTTGAGGGCGCCGCCGCACTCGGGGTAGATGAGGATCGCGCCGGGCGCGCCGTGCCGCCAGGCGTAGTCGAGGCCGTTGTTGGCGTTGCCGATGAGCACCAGCTTGCGGACGTCGCCCTGGTAGACGCGGCCCCACGACGGCGTGACGCTGCTGACGTAGGCGCGTGCCGGGAAGCCGCCCTTGCTCCAGCCGACGAGGTCGACCTTCGCGACGCCGAGCTTGCTCCTGATGACCCCGATCGCGTCGGCGACGAGCTGCGCCTGCACGAGGTTGTCGCCCTGCTTGTGCGGGAAGCCGATCGCGAAGACCTTGTAGCCGCGGCTGTCGAGGTACTGCATGAGGCCGGTCGACGGGCAGCTGGTCTGGCCGCAGCCGCTCGGGGTCTCGTTGGGGTTGGCCCACTCCCGGTCGGCGTTGTCGTTGGCACCGTGCACGAGCAGCACCGGCGTCGCCTTGGCGCCGGTCTGCCAGCCGGGTGCGTGGTAGAGCAGGAACTGGTTGGACCGCGGCCGCAGGGCGTTGTTGAAGAAAGTCAGCCGCTGCCCCTCCTGGTCACCGCGCCCGTCCGGCGGGTAGGCCTCCTGCGGGAAACTGGTGTCGGTGTCGCGCCAGCGCTCGACCTTCGCCCAGCCGTTGGCGACCGAGGTGTAGGTCGCGTCGAGGACGGTGGTCCCCGCGGCCGACGCACCGGGTGCCGGCGCGACGAGGAAGGTGCCGGCGAGCAGCAGGGGAAGGATCAGGCGGGTACGACGCATGCGTCACTCCGGTGTGAGCGGGTCCGAGGGGTGCCGCGGATGGTGCTCCCCCTGCAACGCCAGCGGAACAGTGCGATGCCCGGTCTTGGGTGCGCGCCTCCGTGGCTCCCACAGCCCGCGTCCGTCGGTGATCAACGCGAGCAACACCCCAGTTCCCGCACCGGGGATGTGCGGCCTTCCCCGCGTTGATGAGCGGGGCGCGTCGAGCGCGGAGTGCGGTGTCCTGCCGCGAAGCGGCGCACCGGTGCGGGCCCGCCCTCGTCCCGACACGGTCGCACTCGTGAAGATCGTCGCAAAAGAGGGGTAGCTGCGACAGGCCGCTGACCAGCGCTGTTCCGGCCCCGCCCGTCGCGGTCATTACACGACGATCTTCACGACCTCAGGCT
Above is a window of Mycobacteriales bacterium DNA encoding:
- a CDS encoding PHB depolymerase family esterase; amino-acid sequence: MLFPEQLRPVGSTYPLVDGNGSGCWNWFVPDHQTRDAREPRTLAAMTRDVMRRFAVDGRRVWLAGVSAGANMATILATILATILAAILAAILAAILAAILAAILAAILAAILAAILAAILAAILA